A region of the Arachis hypogaea cultivar Tifrunner chromosome 15, arahy.Tifrunner.gnm2.J5K5, whole genome shotgun sequence genome:
TTTTCCATAGAAAAGATCGTACTTTTTCTGCTGTTATGTGCGCTAGTGgttgtgcttctatccacttAGAGAAATAGTCAATTGATACTAAGAGGAACTTTACCTGGCCTGGCGCTTTCGGAAAAGGTCCGAGGATATCCAACCCCCACCTATCgaaaggccagcttacctctATGGTATGGAGCTCCTCGGCTGGGGTCTCTGAGAGGGTGGCGTGCTTTTGACAATTATCACATGTTTTGACCTTTGTGATGCAGTCCCTTTTTATCGTCGGCCAATAGTATCCTGTTCGCAAGATCTTTGCTGCTAATGCTCGGCCGCCGATATGGTTGCCACAGACTCCTTCATGTGTTTCAGCCATAACTTCCTCGGCTTCCTCTTTGCTGATGCACTTGAGTAGTGGTTGTGAATGTCCCCGCCTGTATAGGGTGTTTCCGAGCACTGTATAAAAGCTTGCTCTTCTTCGGAAGAGCGGCAAGTTCAGTTCGTCACTTGGCGTAGTGCCTGTTGATGTAATCGAGAAAAGGTGTTCGCCAATCTGGGGCCTGTGTAATGCTCAAAATTGTATCCTGCTCAAAACTTGGTTTGTCAAGTGTTAGCTGGGACAGTGTCGATGTGTTTTCGGCTTGCCGAGTTGTGGCCAACTTAGATAATACATCGGCCCTAGTGTTTTGTTCTCGGTTTACATGAATAATATCgaattctttaaattttgaaattagatcctttgttatgagccaatatttctctaacaaaggatcttttacctggaaTTCGCCCTTTATTTGATGTACCACTAACGAAGAGTCGCAGTAGGCTGTTATTCGAGGTATTTGTAGTTGTAGGGCGAGCTTTAGTCCAACAAGTAGggcctcatattctgcctgattgttgctTGCGTTGAAGCGGAACTGTAGTGACTGCTCGGCCACCACTTTGTCTCCTTCTTTTAGTAGTATCCCTGCTCCACTGCCTTCTTTGTTTGACGCTCCATCCACATGTATGCTCCAACTGACCTCTATATTATGTGTGTCGTTAGTCATCTCCGATATGAAGTCGGCTAGCACCTGTGACTTCAGTGTTTTCCTTGATTCGTATTGgatgtcgaactcggagagctcgacCGACCATTTTATCAATCTGCCGGTGAGCTCGGGTCTGGTTAATATCTGCTTTAGCGGTTGGTCCGTTCGTACTATGATTGTGTGGCTCTGGAAATAGTTCCGCAGTCTTCTTGCTGTGGTGATTAGTGCTAGCGCTAGTTGTTCTATCTTCGGGTATCGTGTTTCTGTTGGTTGTAGTAccctactgatgaagtatactgaGTTTTGCTTTCTTCCTGTTTCTGTTACTAAAACCGAGCTTATAGCATGGTTAGATACTGATAGGTATAAATACAGTGGCTTACCTGTCTCGGGCCTTTGGAGGATTGGTGGTGATGTTAGGTGTTGTTTGAGTTCGGTAAAAGCATTCTCACATTCGTCTGTCCAGCTGAACTTCCTGCCTTTAGAGAATGTCTGGAAAAAGTGATAAGATCGGTTTGCCACTGCAGGTGGAAAACGTGATAGAGCAGTGATTCATCCTGCGAGTTGTTGGACTTCCTTTACCGTTTTTGGGCTTGCCATGTTCAGAACGGCCTTGCATTTTTCTGGGTTGGCCTCGATGCCTCGAGACGTTAACATGAATCCAAGGAACTTCCCTCCTTGAACTCCGAACGCACATTTGTCTGGATTGAGCCTCATGTTATATGCTCGGAGTTGCTTGAAGATTTCTACTAAGTCGTCACAGTGTGACCCCTGCATAGGTGTTTTGGCTACCATGTCATCTACATAGACCTCCATATTGCGGCCTATCTGCTGCTGGAATACTTTGTCCATTAGCCTTTGATATGTTGCACCTGCATTTTTTAGGCCAAAGGGCATTACCTTGTAACAAAAATTCCCATGTTCTGTTATAAAAGCTGTTTTGCTTTGGTCTTCTGGGTGCATTAGaatctggttatagccagagtatgcatccataaaactcaaAGCTTTGAAACCAGAGGCGTTATCAACTAATTTATCAATTCAAGGCAATGGGTATGCATCTTTAGGGCAAGCTTTATTTAAGTctgtaaagtcgacgcacatgcgccatttacctgagctcttccttaccattaccacgttgGACAACCATGTGGTGAAGCGAATTTCTCTGATAAAGCCTGCATTGAGGAGCTTCTGGGTTTTTTCAAGTGCTGCTTGTTTTTTCTCCTCTCCGAGGTTCCTTTTCTTCTGTGCAATTGGTCGGATTGTTTTGTCGATTGCTAGCTTGTGGCAGATGACTTCTGGGTTTATTCCGGGCATGTCATCTGGTGTCCATGCGAAAAGGTCAGCGTTCTTGCACAGTATGTGAATGCGTCTTGCTCGGTCTACCCCTTCTAGTGCTTCTCCAACATATGTGCATTGTTTGTCGTTTGCTGTTAGTGTTACTTGTTGAAGATTGTCCATTGGACGAGGTCTTTCATTGAGGTCTTCCCTTGGGTCAAGGTCGGCTAGCGTCGCTGTGTTGGTAGATGTGTGGATTGCTTGTACCTGGGGTCGAGCTTCCTGTTTTGTCTGAACTGGTTTTAGGCCAGCGTTGTAGCATTGCCGAGCTTCTTGATGGTCGGCATACACCGTAGCGATATTGTTTTCCTGTGCTGGGAACTTGACACACAGATGTAATGTGGACACCACTGCCCTGAATATATTCAGGGCGGGTCTTCCAAGTATAATATTGTAAGGGCTGTAACAGTTTACTATTAGGTATTGAATATCGATTGACTTTGACATAGGGATTTCTCCCATTGTGGTCTTTAGCCATATGTGTCCCATTATGAGGACTCTCTCTCCGGAGAACCCTATTAGCTCTCCGGAGGAGGGTTGTATCAATTTTTCTGataatttcatttttgtaaaagTAGAGTAAAATAAAACGTCAGCACTACTACCTGGATCCAACAATGTTTTTCTTACCAACAGTTCTCCGACCTGGATGGAAATTACCACGGGGTCGTCGAGGTTAGGGCTTGCTGATCTGAAGTCTGCTTGGTTGAAGGATATTGTGACATCTGGTTCTTTGTCCTTCCTTAGTTGTATGGTTCCTTCGATCGCTAGCATCGCTCTGTAGCTTCGCTTTCTGGCCGAGCTTGTTTCTCCTCTGCCTGCGAATCCCCCCGATATGTGGTTAATGACTCCTCTTGGTGGATCAGAAGTTGTCCTATCTTTTTTATCGTTGGCCATTGCTTGCTTATGCTCTACCCATTCCGAGTTTCCTCCTCTGCCCTTCCGGGTTTCGATATATTTGTCCAGGAGCCCTTGGCGTGCTAACCTTTCCAGGAGGTCCTTCGCGACGATGCAGTCGTCCGTAGTGTGACCGAACTTCCGGTGGAAGGCACAATGCTTTGTCTTGTCCACGAACCTTTGATCCTGGTAGTTTCCTGCTCGGGCTGGTGGCTTTATGATTTTGGTGTTGAGGATTTCTCTGATGATGTTTTCTCTTCTGGTATTGAATCTGGTGTATGTGTTGTACTTTGACGCGGGCTTGGGAAGTTTCTTAGTGTCCCTGTTGCCTGGCGATCTGAGAGTTCTTTCTTCATCTCTTTGATGTGGTTGTTTGTCCGACTTTTGGGCTTCTCGGAGTTCTTCGATCTCCATTTGACCTgccgcctgatgagcggataatttatacgctttttggcattgtttttagtatgtttttagtagaatctagttacttttagggatgttttcattagtttttatgttaaattcacatttctagactttactatgagtttgtatgtttttctatgatttcaggtattttctggctgaaattgagggacttgagcaaaaatcagattcagaggttgaagaaggactgctgatgctgttggattctgacctccctgcactcaaaatggattttctggagctacagaactcaaaatggtgcgcttccaattgcgttggaaagtagacatctagggctttccagaaatatataatagtccatactttgcccgagtttagatgacgcaaactggcgttcaacgccagctctctgcccaattctggcgtccagcgccagaaacaagttgcaaagtggagttcaacgcccaaactggcacaaaaactggtgttcaactccaagaatgacctctccacgtgtagacttcaagctcagcccaagcacacaccaagtgggccccggaagtggatttatgcatcaattacttacttttgtaaaccctagtagctagtttattataaataggaccttttactattgtattagacatctttggaatcatctttggattatcttttgatctattgatcacgtttgggggctggccattcggccatgcctggaccttcattacttatgtat
Encoded here:
- the LOC140179165 gene encoding uncharacterized protein, with translation MADKENPQLSQDDLLAQIAELQTEVRRIAELSTQNNGENSKGSAQSATDPLNIIPPKKKLTLDNPFSKEITNYQMPKNFTLPTALEPYMGFGDPRAHVKKFQSMMFFNGPNNEPVLCRAFPTYLDGAALLWFSKLSAGSISSFEDLARSFINYFTASRIYVHGSDYLGTIKQGQHESLKDYMTRFADATMEIQDLDPAVHLHALKAGLRPGKFWETIAITKPKTLEEFRERVVAAGQMEIEELREAQKSDKQPHQRDEERTLRSPGNRDTKKLPKPASKYNTYTRFNTRRENIIREILNTKIIKPPARAGNYQDQRFVDKTKHCAFHRKFGHTTDDCIVAKDLLERLARQGLLDKYIETRKGRGGNSEWVEHKQAMANDKKDRTTSDPPRGVINHISGGFAGRGETSSARKRSYRAMLAIEGTIQLRKDKEPDVTISFNQADFRSASPNLDDPVVISIQVGELLVRKTLLDPGSSADVLFYSTFTKMKLSEKLIQPSSGELIGFSGERVLIMGHIWLKTTMGEIPMSKSIDIQYLIVNCYSPYNIILGRPALNIFRAVVSTLHLCVKFPAQENNIATVYADHQEARQCYNAGLKPVQTKQEARPQVQAIHTSTNTATLADLDPREDLNERPRPMDNLQQVTLTANDKQCTYVGEALEGVDRARRIHILCKNADLFAWTPDDMPGINPEVICHKLAIDKTIRPIAQKKRNLGEEKKQAALEKTQKLLNAGFIREIRFTTWLSNVVMILMHPEDQSKTAFITEHGNFCYKVMPFGLKNAGATYQRLMDKVFQQQIGRNMEVYVDDMVAKTPMQGSHCDDLVEIFKQLRAYNMRLNPDKCAFGVQGGKFLGFMLTSRGIEANPEKCKAVLNMASPKTTFSKGRKFSWTDECENAFTELKQHLTSPPILQRPETGKPLYLYLSVSNHAISSVLVTETGRKQNSVYFISRVLQPTETRYPKIEQLALALITTARRLRNYFQSHTIIVRTDQPLKQILTRPELTGRLIKWSVELSEFDIQYESRKTLKSQVLADFISEMTNDTHNIEVSWSIHVDGASNKEGSGAGILLKEGDKVVAEQSLQFRFNASNNQAEYEALLVGLKLALQLQIPRITAYCDSSLVVHQIKGEFQDTILSITQAPDWRTPFLDYINRHYAK